The nucleotide sequence CTTCTGGGCCCTCAACTTGGGCCTGAAGTACGACAACCAGAAGGACGGCGGCTTCCTGTACAACACGCAGCTGGCCCTGGCCAACAAGCTCATCTTCAGCAAGTGGCGCGAGGCGCTGGGCGGCAACTTGCGCTGCATCGTGAGTGGCGGCGGGGCTTTGCAGCCGCGTTTGGCCCGTGTGTTCTGGGCTGGTGGCATCCGGGTGATGGAAGGCTACGGCCTCACGGAAACCTCCCCGGTAATTGCCGTGGGCGGCTACGAGCCCGAAAACAACATGATTGGCACCGTGGGTCCCATCATCGACAACACCCAGGTGAAATTCGCCCCCGACGGCGAAATCCTCACCAAATCGGAGTCGGTGATGCTGGGCTATTATAACAAGCCCGAGCTGACGGCCAAGGAGTTCGACGCCGACGGCTGGTTCCACACCGGCGACATCGGCGAGCTGGTGGATGGCAAGTTCCTGAAAATTACGGACCGCAAAAAGGAGATGTTCAAGACCTCGGGCGGCAAGTACATTGCCCCGCAGGTGATTGAAGGCAAGCTCAAGGAGTCGCCGTTGGTGGAGCAGTGCATGGTGGTCGGCGACGGCCAGAAGTTCGCCTCCGCCCTCGTCATTCCCGCCTTCGACGACCTGAAGGGCTGGTGCAAGCGCAACGGCGTGGACTGCAACTGCTCCAACGAGGAGCTGGTGAAGAACGAGAAGGTGGTGAAGATGTACAACGAGCTGGTAAACAAGTACAACACCGGCTTCGCGCAGTGGGAGCAAGTGAAGCGCATTGCGCTGCTGCCCCAGCTCTGGACCGTGGAAACCGGCGAGATGACGCCCACCATGAAGGTGAAGCGCAAAATCATCACCCAGAACAACCAGGAGCTCATCGAGAGCCTGTACCAGAACGCAGAGAAGCCGGCCGATGCCGGCAGCCACTAAGTCCGGCGGCCGCAACTGCCTGGCCCCGAACGGCCCGCCTACCGCGTTGCGGTGGGCGGGCCGTTTGCTTTGGCGGCAATTGGCATGGTGTTAGATAAGCGAAAAATAGTTCCTTAACCTCTCACTTTATTTTTTATGTCGCCCATGTTTCGCCCCCTCGTTACTCTGTCAGTGCTAGTTATCGGTGGTCTGCTGACTGCCTGCAACAATGAAAAAGAAGTGCCCGCGCCCACCCTCGCGACGCTGACGGGCCAAGTGAGCGTAGTTGATGAGCTTGCCCAGCCCACGACGGCCGCGGGCGTCATCGTCACCGTCGGGAGCGGCGCGCAGCAGCGCACGACCACCACGGACGCCACCGGCGCCTACAGGCTGGCCGATCTGCCCGCGGCCAAGTACACGCTGGTCTTCACCCGCCCCGACGTCGGGACTCTCTATGCGCCGGTAGAGCTAAGCGAGAGGCAGCTCAGCGCAACGCGCAATGTGGAACTGGGGCAAACGTCCAGCACCCGGGTCAACTCCCTGACGTTTCAGGGCATGAGCACCATCGGCGCATCGCAGGCAGTGGAGCTGGAAAATAGTGTGACGTATGACGCCCGCCTGTACCCAGACGGCTATTTCGCAAATATGTATTTCGGGGATTCCCCCACCGTTAGCTCTTCCAACTATAAAATCAAATTCGGGAGCGGGGCCAACGTCAACCCGGCGCGTTCCGCCTTCTCCGTCAGCTCGCTGCGCGCGGCCGGCTTTGCCAGCGGCACTACCGTATACGCCATATCCTACGGCGCTGCTAAACGCGACATCCGCTATGAGGCTACAGTGCCAGCCAACGCTCCGAATGGTGTTACGTCCAACCTCAACGTCACGCCTTCCAACGTCGTGAGCTTCACGATGCCGTAAGCCCGGCTGCCGCCGCCCGATCCGGCCCGCCTACCGCCCTGCGGTGGGCGGGCCGCTTGCTGGATAGGGGAGTGCCAAATTTTTTTGGGTAACTTAGTATGCAAGCATAACAGTTTTCTGTATGTTTACCGGACTTGCAGTACCCTCCCATGACTCCCGAAGAAACCGTCGATTATAACATCAAGGTTGCTTGGCACGCCATTTCGCGTATGTACAATACGCAGGCCGCCAAGCACGACATCACCACGAGCATTGGCTTCGTGCTGCTGAATATCGACCAGGAAAACGGCACGCCCGCTACCAAAATTGCGCCGCTGCTGGGCCTCGAAACCCGCTCCCTGACGCGCATTCTGCGCTCGATGGAGGAGAAAGGCCTAATATACAAACAGGCCGACACCCAGGACAAACGCTCGGTGCGCATCTTCCTGACCGAGGAAGGCCTGCGCGGCAAGGAAATTTCCCGCCAGACGGTGCGCCACTTCAACCTGAAGGTACGCGAGAAAATCCCGCAGAGCGAACTGAACGTGTTCTTTAAGGTAGTAGCCCAGATTACGGGCATGATTGAGGGCAAAACGCTCTACGACGACTTCAAACTAAAACCCCTGCGTTCCGAGTCGCCGGCCTAGCCGGGCGGTTAGCTATTGGCCCTTGGCTGATAGCTTTCTTGTTTTCCACCGGTACTGCCCGTGGAAACGTAGAACCAACAACTCGGCATGACGAGTACTTTCAACCAGATGCTGGCGGCTTGTAGCTGACAGCCTAGAGCTTACATACAACTTATTTCTTCCCACCTCATTCCCCTCCACGAATGAACCGTACCATCAAAAAAGTAGCCGTATTGGGCTCCGGGGTGATGGGCTCGCGCATTGCGTGCCACTTCGCCAACATCGGTGTGCAGGTACTGCTGCTCGACATTGCGCCCAAGGAGCTGCTGCCCGCCGAGGAGGCCAAAGGCCTGAAGCTGGACAACCCGGCTGTGAAGAACCGCATCGTGAATGCCTCGCTGCAGGCAGCCGTGGCGGCCAATCCGTCGCCGCTGTACCGCAAGGCCGATGCCGCGCGCATCAAGACCGGCAACTTCGACGATAACCTCAAGGACATTGCCGGCTGCGACTGGACGATTGAGGTGGTAGTGGAACGTCTCGACATCAAAAAGAGCCTGTTTGAGCGCGTAGAGCAGTATCGCAAGCCCGGTACGCTCATCACCTCGAACACCTCGGGCATTCCAATTCACATGATGACGGAAGGTCGTTCCGACGACTTCCGCAAGCACTTCTGCGGCACGCACTTCTTCAACCCGCCGCGCTACCTGAAGCTGCTCGAAATCATCCCGACGCCGGAAACCGACAAGTCGGTGGTGGACTTCCTGATGCACTACGGCGACCTGTACCTGGGCAAAACCACGGTACTGGCCAAGGATACCCCGGCCTTCATTGCCAACCGCGTGGGCGTTTTCGCCATCATGGACGTGGTGCAGGTGATGAGCGAGCTGGGCCTGACGGTGGAGGAAGTGGACAAGCTGACCGGCCCGGTTATCGGCCACGCCAAGTCGGCCACGTTCCGCACCTCCGACGTAGTAGGTCTGGATACGATGATCAACGTGGCCAACGGCCTCGCCCAGAATCTGCCCAACGACGAAGCCAAGCACGTGTTCCAGCTGCCCGACTTCATCAAGAAGATGGCCGAGAACAAGTGGCTGGGCGACAAAACCGCCCAGGGCTTCTACAAGAAAGTGAAGGGCGCCGGCGGTAAGTCGGAAATTCAGGCCCTCGACCTGAACACGCTGGAGTACAAGCCCAGCCAGAAGGTGAAGTTTGCCACTCTGGAAGCCACCAAGCCGATTGAGAAGCTGGCGGACCGCTTCAAGGTGCTGGCCGCCGGCAAAGACAAGGCCGGGGACTTCTACCGCAAGACGTTTGCAGGCCTGTTTGCCTACGTGAGCAACCGGATTCCGGAAATCACCGACTCGCTCTACAAGATTGACGACGCCCTGCGCGCCGGCTTCGGCTGGGACCTGGGCCCCTTCGAAACCTGGGATGCCCTGGGCGTGCAGAAGGGCCTGGAGCTGGCCAAGGCCGAAGGTAAAACCGTAGCGCCGTGGGTAGAGGAGATGGTAGCCGCCGGCCACACCGCCTTCTACAAAGTGAGCGAAGCGGGCGTGAAGCAGTTCTACGACATCGAGTCGAAGAGCTACCAGGCCATTCCGGGCATGGAGAACTTCATCATTCTGGATAACCTGCGCGCCACGGGCAAAGTGCTGTGGAAAAACGCCGGGGCCTCGGTGCTCGACATGGGCGACGGTATCCTGAACGTGGAGTTCCACTCGAAGATGAACGCGCTGGGTTCCGACGTCATCCAGGGCCTGCTGAAAGGTGTGGAGCTGGCTGAAAAGGACTTCCGCGGCCTCGTGGTGGGCAACGACGCGCCGAACTTCTCGGCCGGGGCCAACCTGGGCCTCGTGTACATGTTCGCGCTGGACCAGGAGTACGACGAACTGAACCTGATGATTGCCCAGTTCCAGCAGGCCATGATGCGGATGCGCTACAGCAGCATTCCGGTGGTGGGCGCGCCCCACGGCCTGGCCCTGGGCGGCGGCTGCGAGCTGAACCTGCACTGCGACCGGGTGGTGGCAGCGGCCGAAACCTACATGGGCCTCGTGGAATTCGGCGTGGGCCTGATTCCGGGCGGCGGCGGCACCAAGGAAATGACGTTGCGCACCGCCCTCAAGTACGAGGAAGGCGAGCCGGAGTACAACCTGCTGCGCAATGCCTTCATGACGGTGAGCACCGCCAAGGTATCCACCTCGGCCCACGAAGCCTTCGACCTGGGCTTCCTGCGCCGCGGCGACGAAGTGGTGGTGAACTCCAACCGCGTACTGGCCCAGGCCAAAGCCGCCGCCATTGAGCTGGCTGAGGATGGCTACACCCAGCCGCTGCAGAAAACCAATATCAAGGTGCAGGGCAAAGGCGCTCTGGGCATGTTCCTGACCGGCGTGCACGCCATGAAGGAAGGCCGCTACATCTCCGACCACGACGTGAAAATTGCCAACAAGCTGGCCTACATCATGTGCGGCGGCGACCTGAGCAGCCCCACCGAGGTATCGGAGCAGTACCTGCTGGACCTGGAGCGCGAAGCCTTCCTCAGCCTCACCGGCGAACGGAAAACGCTGGAGCGGATTCAGTCGATTCTGACGACCGGCAAACCCTTGAGAAACTAGAGCTAGAAGTTAGTTCCCCTCCTTGGAAAGGAGGGGCTAGGGGTGGTTGAATGACGCCAGAACAATGCTAGAGCTAACTCTAACTATCGTTCAACCAATCAACCACCCCCAACCCCTCCTTTCCAAGGAGGGGAGCTAGCCAACCTCTACTTCCCCACCTTCTCTTAGACTTGAAACCATGAACGCATATATCGTAGCCGGTTACCGTACGGCCGTTGGCAAAGCCAACCGTGGCGGTTTCCGCTTCACCCGCCCCGATGACCTCGCCGCCGATGTCATCAAGCACCTGGTGGCCTCGGTGCCCCAGCTGGACCCTACCCGCATCGACGACGTGATTGTGGGCAACGCCGTACCGGAGGCCGAGCAGGGCCTGCAGATGGGCCGCCTGATTTCGTTGCTGGCGCTGCCGATGAACGTGTCGGGCCTCATCGTGAACCGCTACTGCGGTTCTGGTGTGGAAACCATTGCCATGGCCGCCGGTAAAATTGCGGCCGGCATGGCCGACTGCATCGTGGCCGGTGGTACCGAGAGCATGAGCCTGGTGCCCACCGTGGGCTGGAAAACCGTGCCCAACTACAACCTGGCCCAGAAGCACCCCGACTACTACCTCGGCATGGGCCTCACCGCCGAAGCCGTGGCCCAGGATTACGGCATCACCCGCGAAGACCAGGACCAATTTGCCTACAACTCGCACCAGAAGGCCATCAAAGCCATTCAGGAAGGCAAGTTCAAAGACCAGATTGTGCCCGTGACCGTGGAGGAAACCTACCTCGACCAGGCCACCGGCAAGAAGAAAAACCGCTCGTTCGTAGTCGATACCGACGAAGGCCCCCGCGCTGATACGTCGATGGAGGCGCTGGGCAAGCTGCGCCCTGTGTTTGCTGCCAACGGCTCGGTAACGGCCGGTAACTCCTCGCAGACTTCCGACGGTGCTGCTTTCGTCATTGTGATGTCGGAGCGCATGGTGAAGGAGCTGAACCTGGAGCCGATTGCCCGCATGGTGACCTACGCCACCGAAGGCATCGACCCACGCATCATGGGCATGGGACCCATCAAGGCCGTGCCGAAGGCGCTGCGCCAGGCCGGCATGAAGCTCCAGGATATCGACCTGTTCGAGCTGAACGAGGCCTTCGCCTCCCAGAGCCTGGCCGTAATGCGCGAGCTGGACATGGACCAGAGCAAAGTGAACGTGAATGGCGGTGCCATTGCCCTCGGCCACCCGCTGGGCTGCTCCGGCGCCAAGCTCAGCATCCAGCTGTTCCACGAGCTGCGCGCCCGGGGCCAGAAGTACGGCATGGTAACCGCCTGCGTAGGCGGCGGCCAGGGCGTAGCCGGCATCTACGAGCTACTGAAGTAGCAGTGTAGCATACGCTTTAGCTTGTGCCGTGGGCGGCCCGGAGCCAAGCTTCGGACGGAAAACTCAGCCGCTCACGGCACAAGCCAAAGTTCCGGTAACTGGTTTGTCATCCTGAGCGGAGCGAAGGACCTTATCACGCCAGCGCGAATCGTTACAACGCGATAAGGTCCTTCGCTCCGCTCAGGATGACGGACGGTTGACGAAGATTTCCCCGCTGATCCGGGGTTTTCTTTTCGTGAACTAGTCGGCAAGCATAACAAATTTTTGTATCTTTCGGTACGACAAAACAACGGGGCTTACTTGCCGGTAAATAGTAGGTAAGCCGAGTAGTTTCTCTTCTTTTTGACTTCGAATTTTCCCACATCAACCCTCACCCGGTCATGGAAGTAACCAACCAACTTGTGAAAGGCGGCGAGTTTATCATCAAGGAAACCGACGCCCAGGACGTATTCACGCCCGCCGATTTTTCGGAGGAGCAGAACATGATGCACCAGACCGCTCTCGACTTCGTGGAGAAGGAGGTGACGCCGCTGCTGGACCGCCTCGATAACCACGAGGAAGGCCTCATGCGCGGCCTGATGGAAAAGGCCGGCGAGCTGGGCCTGTTCGGCGTGAGCGTACCCGAGCAATATGGCGGACTGGACATGGACTTCCCCACGTCGCTGCGCGTGACGGAGGGTGTGGGTGGTGGCCACTCGTTCCCGGTGGCCTTCGCGGCCCACACCGGCATTGCCATGCTGCCCATTCTGTACTTCGGCAACGAGGAGCAGAAAGCCAAGTACCTGCCCGGCCTCACCAACGGCGAGCTGATGGGTGCCTACTGCCTCACCGAGCCCGGCTCCGGTTCCGACGCTCTGGGCGCAAAAACCAAAGCCATGCCCACCGAGGACGGCGAGCATTACGTGCTCAACGGCCAGAAGATGTGGATTACGAACGGTGGTTTCGCCGACGTATTCATCGTGTTTGCTCAGGTGGACGGTGACAAGTTCACCGGCTTCATCATCGAGAAAGAAACGCCCGGTCTGAGCCTCGGCAACGAGGAGCACAAAATGGGCATCAAGGGTTCTTCGACCCGCCAGGTGTTCCTGTCCGACGTGAAAGTGCCGAAATCGGCGGTGCTGGGCGAGATTGGCAAAGGCCACCTCATTGCCTTCAACATCCTGAACATCGGCCGCATCAAGCTGGCCGCGGCTTGCCTGGGTGCTACCAAAATGGCTTCCACGCTGAGCGTGAAGTACGCCAACGAGCGGGTGCAGTTCAAGCTGCCCATCAGCAAGTTCGGCGCTATCAAGTACAAGCTGGCCCAGCAGGCCGTGCGTATCTACGCCGTAGAATCGGCTATTTACCGCGCCGGCATGGACATCTACCGCATGGAGCAGGAGCTGCTCGGCAAAGGCCAGAGCCACAACGAGGCCCTGCTGGGTGCCGCCCGCGAGTTTGCCGTGGAGTGCGCCCTGCTGAAAGTGGAAGGCTCGGAAGTGCTCGACTACGTGGTGGACGAAGGTGTGCAGATCTACGGTGGCTACGGCTTCTCGGCCGACTACCCGATGGACCGCGCTTACCGGGATTCGCGCATCAACCGCATCTTCGAGGGCACCAACGAAATCAACCGCATGCTGCTCGTGGACATGATCCTGAAGAAGGGTCTGAAAGGCGAGCTGGACCTGATGGGCCCGGCCCAGGCCGTGCAGCAGGAGCTGATGGCTATTCCGGACTTCAACCTGGAAGAAGAAACCGGCCTGTTCGCCGCCGAGAAAAAGACTATTGCCAAGCTGAAGAAGGCCATTCTGATGGTAGCCGGTACGGCCGTGCAGAAGTACATGAACTCGCTCGCCAAAGAGCAGGAAGTACTGATGAACATTGCCGACATGGCCATCAAGGTGTACACCGCCGAAAGCACCCTGCTGCGCGTGGAGAAAGAAGCCGCCGCCAAAGGCGAAGAGGCCGTTTCGACGCAGATCGACATTGCCCGCGTGTACCTCTACGACACCGTGGATCAGGTAAACAAGTTCGGCAAAGACGCCATCGGCACCATGACCGAGGGCGACGAGCAGCGCCTGCTGGCCATGGGCCTGAAGCGCTTTACCAAAGCCGACCTCTACAACGCCAAGGAAGCCCGTCGTCGCATCGCCGACAAGCTGATTGCCGCCAACGAGTACGCCTACTAAATCACGGATTTAGCCGGATTCATCGGATTTCACGGATTTTGTAGACGGTGCTGGCAGGCGCTTTCTGCGGGTCGTGAAGCCGATGAGAATCTGAGAAACCGCAAGCCGCTCCCGTTTCGGGGGCGGCTTGCTGCGTTTTAGTCCGGTTGTCATTCCAACCGAAGGGAGGAATCTGGGTGAAGCTACCCGAACGGTGTATAGACGCAATATTTTGCGTCTCATCGTTGAACGGTACCGTCAAACGATTGACATAGCAACATCAGCAACGACGAGACGCAAAATGTCGCGTCTCTACCTCGTTCTGGCGGCCTGAAAAACACGACTCAGCACAACGCCGACGGCCGGGCTGCCGTTTGCTGATACATCTCCCACCTTCAACTCCCTCCAGCTATGGCTAACGAACAGGTACAGGGTAAAGACTTTTACGAGAGCGTGCTGCGGTTTTACGACCACGCGGCCAGCTTCTCCAAGCTCGACCCCGGCATCATCGCCCAGATCCGGGCCTGCAACAGCATTTACAAGGTCAACTTCCCGGTGGAAGTGGATGGCCACGTGCAGGTGTTCGAGGGCATCCGGGTGCAGCACAGCCACCACAAGCTGCCCAGCAAGGGCGGCATCCGCTACAGCGTGTACGTGGATGAGGAGGAAGTAATGGCCCTGGCAACCCTGATGACCTTCAAGTGTGCCCTGGTGGACGTGCCCTTTGGCGGCGCGAAAGGCGGCGTGAAAATCAACCCGCGTACTACGCCCGTCAACATCCTGGAGCGCGTGACGCGGCGCTACGCCACGGAGCTGATCAAAAAGAACCTCATCGGCCCCGGCATGGACGTGCCGGCCCCCGACTACGGCACCGGCAGCCGCGAAATGGCCTGGATTGCCGATACCTACCAGACCTTCAAATACGGCGACACCAATGCCCTGGGCTGCGTAACCGGCAAGCCGGTAGGGCAGGGAGGCATCCGGGGGCGGACCGAGGCCACGGGCCTGGGCGTGTTCTACGGCCTGCGCGAGCTGCTGCTGGATGAGCCGATGTTGGCCAAAGTGGGCCTGAGCAGCGGCGTGGCCGGCAAGCGTATCATCGTGCAGGGGCTGGGCAACGTGGGCTACTATGCGGCCAAGTTCTGCCAGGAAGCCGGCGCCCTTATCATCGGCATTGCCGAGCGGGAAGGCGGCGTATTCAGCGAAGCCGGCCTCGACGTGGAAGCCCTGTTTCAGCACCGTCAACAAACGGGCTCGGTGCTGGGCTTCGCCGGGGCCGAGGACGTGGCCGAGTCGCTGGATTTGCTGGAGCGGGAATGCGACGTGCTGATTCCGGCCGCCCTGGAAAACCAGATCCACGAAGGCAATGCCGACCGGATTAAGGCCAAAATCATTGCCGAAGGTGCCAATGGCCCCACCACCCAGGCCGCCGAGAAAATCCTGCTGGCCAAAGGCGTCATCATCCTGCCCGACCTTTACCTCAACGCCGGCGGCGTAACGGTGTCGTACTTCGAGTGGCTGAAAAACCTATCGAACGTGCGCTTCGGGCGCATGGGCAAGCGGGCCGAAGAAGGTGCCATGCGCCGGCTGGTGGAAACCATTGAGCGCACCACCGGTAAAACCATAAGCCCCCAAGAACGCCAGCTCATCGTGCACGGTGCCGACGAAATCGACCTGGTGCATTCCGGCCTCGAGGACACCATGATTACCGCCTACCAATCCATCCGCAAGGTGATGGACGACGTGCAAGGCATCACCGACCTGCGCACCGCCGCCTTTTACAGCGCCATCGAGAAAATCGGCGTCAGCTACCAGTCCCTCGGCATCTTCCCGTAAGCCAACTGGAATATTCGCCCACAAAAAAGCCGCTTCTGAGCAATCAGAAGCGGCTTTTTTGTGCAATAACCTTGTCATCCTGAGCGGAGCGAAGGACCTTATCACTACCGCACGAACCGTTGCAACGTGATGAGGTCTTTCGCTCCGCTCAGGATGACAGAGGAGAGAGGTTACTTCACCACAATCTTATTCAGCATGAGGGCTGCTGATTTTTTGCTGGGGCGGCTTACGCCGATGAGGGTCTTGGCATCCAGCCAGGCCGTGAAATCTTTCACGTAGGACGGGTTCTGGTCTGAGGCCACGTTCAGACCCAGGCCTTTCGGCTCCGATACCACGCCCGTCTGCACGTTCACGCGGCGCAGGTACAGGTCCGACTTGCTCTTGAGCTTCTCCCAGGTTACCACCTGCACCTCGGGCCCAAACACGGCCGCCCGGTAGCCAATGCTGCTGTAGCCTTCGGTGGCGGGGGCCACCTGGTCCTTGCCGATGATGCTGTGCCAGGTGGGCGACTGAAACTCGTTGTAGCCGAACAGGTGCAGCTCGCGGGTGTGGCCGGGCGAGTCGTCGCCGCCCTCCTCGTACTTCTTCTCGGCCGCCACCACCAGCTGCTTGTCGTCGGTGAGGAGCAGGTCGGTGAGATACACGTCTTCCAGACGCTTGGCCGCGCTGCCGTTGGCCTTGTTGACTTCGGCCAGGTACTCGGGCGTGAACTTGAACTCGGGCGCGAACTTCATGTCGCCCTCAGCCGAAAAGTCGAACTTCACCACCTTCAGGCTGTGGTACACGCCCGTTTCCCGCTCATTGCAGATGGCGGCGGCGTACAGCGTGTTATCGGGCAGCAGGCGGAAGCGGGCATCAAACACGTTCACCACCTTGCCCCCAAACACCCCGCCCACGGCCACCGACATCACCTTGATGTCCTTGGTATCGTTGCGGTAGCGGCGGACAGCCAGCTTCTTCATCTCGTCGCTCACCAGCATCACGTACTGCGTACCGTCGTTGCCGACGCGCACCGTGGTGGAAAACAACGCGCCCTGGTCGCTGAAATCGTAGAGGCGGTCTTTAAGCTTGGTGAGCTTTTCGTCGTAGATGCTGGCGTTGATGCTCTTGATCTGGGTTTCGCGGGTGAGGTAGCGCCACGCCACCAGCTTGGTGCCATCCGGGGAGAAGGCCAGACCGGGGCGCCGGTCGCGGGCGCCGGTTTCGGTGAGCTTCTTCAGCGGGGCTTTCTGGCCATTACTCAACTCTATAGTCTGGGCCGACAGCGACTGTGCCGCTGCGGTCTTCTGGTAGATAACCACCGTCGCCTGCGAAGCGCCGCTGGTAAAGCCGTCGACGGCCTGGTCGGCAGTGAGGGGTAGCGAGGTGCTCCAGAGGCGCTTGAGGTCAGCATCGTAGCGCTCCACGGCGTACTCCGTAGCCGATTTGTGCGCCAGAATCAGGAAGCCCCCAGTGGCAAGGGCCAGGGTTTTTTGCGGGATCCGCTGGGTGTAACGGTCTTCGCTCTGCTCGGGTAAGTAGCTGAACGCCGCCGACTTTACCTTCTGCGCGTACCCTGTTTCCGGGCGTAGCAGGCTGCTGGCAGCAAGCAGGCTGGTTATCAGCGCGTATTTCAAATCCACGGAAAAGTTGGGTTAAATGAAGAAATGAATGAAAGCCTGAAATATGTACTCTCCAAAGGTATCCAACTCCAGGCGCATGCCGTACACGCCCCACAATCAGAAAAGCAGCCGGCTACCTGATAACGATTTGGTCATGCATCCATAACGCTGAGGTGGTCATTTACCGCACGTTTGTTTGTTTCCTTTGCGGAGTCGTCGGCCGGATCTTACGGTCGCCGGAAAAAAATAACCAGGTAGCAGAAACAAAAAAATGTGTTACCAGTCATTCACTCAACGGCTTTTAGAAATAACAGGCTAATTGAATTCTTTGAATATGTGGCAGATACGCGCTGCTGCTTAGCCTAATCGAGAATTTGGCCCTAACTTTGTCACGCCGCGCTCTTACCAGCCGGAAAGCTACCCGTCAATATGAAATCTTTACTCCGTTTCTTTCTTCTCTTTGCACTCATCATCATTGGGAAATTTGCCAAAGAGCCCGCCGGCTTCTCTGACCTGACCAAAGCCATGCAGGCAATGGAAGGGGCTCCTATCAGCCCGGTATTGCTGCTGCAGAAGCCCAATGTCCAGACCGGTTCCCCGGCGGGGGAATTTGAGCTGTGGCAACCCACTTCCTCGACTGCTAATGCAGCAACCAGCTTTCAATAGAATTCGGTAAGCGACTTCAACAGTCGCTTTTTTTATGCCCGTGCTGTTGGTTGTGGCTGCCAGCTAGCTGATTCGGCTCCAGTTCACGGCCGTAGCCGGCAGGCTCTCAATGTGGCGGCGGATGGCCTGGTTTTCGGGCTTCACCAAGTCGGGGTCTTCGGCCAGGATGGCCTGGGCGGCGGCGCGGCTTTCGCTCAGGATGCGGCCGTCTTTGGCCAGATCGGCAATCAGCAGGTCCAGCACACCGCTCTGCTGGGTGCCCATCAGGTCGCCGGGGCCGCGCAGTTTGAGGTCGATGTCGGCAATTTCGAAGCCGTTGTTGGTGCGCACCATTGTTTCGATGCGGGTGCGTGAATCCTTGCTGAGCTTGTAGCCACTCATCAGGATGCAGTAGCTCTGGTCGGCACCCCGGCCCACGCGGCCGCGCAGCTGGTGCAGCTGCGAGAGGCCGAACCGCTCGGTGCTTTCAATCACCATCACGGAGGCGTTGGGCACGTTCACGCCCACCTCAATTACGGTGGTGGCCACCATAATCTGGGTTTCGTTTTTTACGAACCGCTGCATCTCGGCATCCTTCTCGGCCGCGCTCATGCGGCCGTGCACGATGCTGATCTGGAACTCGGGGAAGGCGCGGGCCACGCTTTCGTAGCCGTCCATGAGGTCTTTGTAGTCGGCCATGGTTTCGCTTTCCTCGATGAGCGGGTACACGATGTACACCTGCCGGCCCAGCTTGATCTGGTCGCGCAGAAAACCGAATACCTTGAGGCGGTTGCTGTCGAAGCGGTGCACCGTCACGATGGGCTTGCGGCCGGCTGGCAGCTCATCAATCACCGACACGTCCAGGTCGCCGTAGAGCGTCATGGCCAGGGTGCGCGGGATGGGCGTGGCCGTCATTACCAGCACGTGCGGAATCACGTGGGGGTTTTTCTGCCAGAGCTTGGAGCGCTGCGCCACCCCGAAACGGTGCTGCTCATCCATGATGGTGAGGCCCAGGTTCTTGAACTGCACCACGTCTTCGAGCAACGCGTGGGTGCCCACCAGCATGTGCATCTCGCCGGAGCGCAGCTGCTCGTGCAGCACGCGCCGCTCGGCGGTGCGGCTGCTGCCCGTGAGCTTCCCGATTTT is from Hymenobacter yonginensis and encodes:
- a CDS encoding acyl-CoA dehydrogenase family protein; translated protein: MEVTNQLVKGGEFIIKETDAQDVFTPADFSEEQNMMHQTALDFVEKEVTPLLDRLDNHEEGLMRGLMEKAGELGLFGVSVPEQYGGLDMDFPTSLRVTEGVGGGHSFPVAFAAHTGIAMLPILYFGNEEQKAKYLPGLTNGELMGAYCLTEPGSGSDALGAKTKAMPTEDGEHYVLNGQKMWITNGGFADVFIVFAQVDGDKFTGFIIEKETPGLSLGNEEHKMGIKGSSTRQVFLSDVKVPKSAVLGEIGKGHLIAFNILNIGRIKLAAACLGATKMASTLSVKYANERVQFKLPISKFGAIKYKLAQQAVRIYAVESAIYRAGMDIYRMEQELLGKGQSHNEALLGAAREFAVECALLKVEGSEVLDYVVDEGVQIYGGYGFSADYPMDRAYRDSRINRIFEGTNEINRMLLVDMILKKGLKGELDLMGPAQAVQQELMAIPDFNLEEETGLFAAEKKTIAKLKKAILMVAGTAVQKYMNSLAKEQEVLMNIADMAIKVYTAESTLLRVEKEAAAKGEEAVSTQIDIARVYLYDTVDQVNKFGKDAIGTMTEGDEQRLLAMGLKRFTKADLYNAKEARRRIADKLIAANEYAY
- the recG gene encoding ATP-dependent DNA helicase RecG, which codes for MTNFFQTKLEYLRGVGLQRAQLLQKELNLFTYGDLIQRYPFRYLDRTQFYNICDLHDDLPFVQVKGILRNREVVGEGPKKRMVAKVADASGELELVWFKGVNYLEKVIKNHQEYIVFGKPTMFNGRPQMAHPEMEEITEQKAGQSYLQPVYNTSEKLKNYHRVDSKAIMRMVADLLKIALPHVQETLSPALIQQFGLMDKATAIQQIHFPQSTELLQTARFRLKFEELFYVQLKLLRQRDQRKVTLAGQIFKEVPTLVHFYKNVMPFDLTGAQKRVIHDIYKDFCAGQQMNRLLQGDVGSGKTIVAFISMLMAADNGAQSCLMAPTEILADQHYVGLKGFADLLGLKIGKLTGSSRTAERRVLHEQLRSGEMHMLVGTHALLEDVVQFKNLGLTIMDEQHRFGVAQRSKLWQKNPHVIPHVLVMTATPIPRTLAMTLYGDLDVSVIDELPAGRKPIVTVHRFDSNRLKVFGFLRDQIKLGRQVYIVYPLIEESETMADYKDLMDGYESVARAFPEFQISIVHGRMSAAEKDAEMQRFVKNETQIMVATTVIEVGVNVPNASVMVIESTERFGLSQLHQLRGRVGRGADQSYCILMSGYKLSKDSRTRIETMVRTNNGFEIADIDLKLRGPGDLMGTQQSGVLDLLIADLAKDGRILSESRAAAQAILAEDPDLVKPENQAIRRHIESLPATAVNWSRIS
- a CDS encoding Glu/Leu/Phe/Val family dehydrogenase, which translates into the protein MANEQVQGKDFYESVLRFYDHAASFSKLDPGIIAQIRACNSIYKVNFPVEVDGHVQVFEGIRVQHSHHKLPSKGGIRYSVYVDEEEVMALATLMTFKCALVDVPFGGAKGGVKINPRTTPVNILERVTRRYATELIKKNLIGPGMDVPAPDYGTGSREMAWIADTYQTFKYGDTNALGCVTGKPVGQGGIRGRTEATGLGVFYGLRELLLDEPMLAKVGLSSGVAGKRIIVQGLGNVGYYAAKFCQEAGALIIGIAEREGGVFSEAGLDVEALFQHRQQTGSVLGFAGAEDVAESLDLLERECDVLIPAALENQIHEGNADRIKAKIIAEGANGPTTQAAEKILLAKGVIILPDLYLNAGGVTVSYFEWLKNLSNVRFGRMGKRAEEGAMRRLVETIERTTGKTISPQERQLIVHGADEIDLVHSGLEDTMITAYQSIRKVMDDVQGITDLRTAAFYSAIEKIGVSYQSLGIFP
- a CDS encoding acetyl-CoA C-acyltransferase; protein product: MNAYIVAGYRTAVGKANRGGFRFTRPDDLAADVIKHLVASVPQLDPTRIDDVIVGNAVPEAEQGLQMGRLISLLALPMNVSGLIVNRYCGSGVETIAMAAGKIAAGMADCIVAGGTESMSLVPTVGWKTVPNYNLAQKHPDYYLGMGLTAEAVAQDYGITREDQDQFAYNSHQKAIKAIQEGKFKDQIVPVTVEETYLDQATGKKKNRSFVVDTDEGPRADTSMEALGKLRPVFAANGSVTAGNSSQTSDGAAFVIVMSERMVKELNLEPIARMVTYATEGIDPRIMGMGPIKAVPKALRQAGMKLQDIDLFELNEAFASQSLAVMRELDMDQSKVNVNGGAIALGHPLGCSGAKLSIQLFHELRARGQKYGMVTACVGGGQGVAGIYELLK